The Amycolatopsis mongoliensis genome includes a window with the following:
- a CDS encoding VOC family protein, with product MPEPFDALRRPSERVDPDPDFAAELRDNLRRVILNGADMTTTEAAPAATAELRSLTPYLAVPDARAALDFYVDVFGATRRGEPILMDDGRIGHAELAIGDAVLMLAEEYPEIGHVAPQSGGASVRVEVPDADASVARAVELGGTLIRAVSDSPYGRGGSFRDPFGQRWLVSQAAPKPQPTPKQGEAMYFTFQVPADEPAKTFYGAVLGWQFSPGSVESAWNIQGHGLQGGLWGGPGRQVGWKLMYAVDDLDAALGRVREQGGQAGEVETHPYGLTADCTDNQGIEFYLWQQPAK from the coding sequence ATGCCTGAGCCTTTCGACGCGCTTCGCCGGCCCTCCGAGCGGGTCGACCCCGACCCGGACTTCGCCGCCGAACTGCGCGACAACCTGCGTCGCGTCATCTTGAACGGAGCCGATATGACGACCACCGAAGCCGCCCCGGCGGCCACCGCCGAACTGCGTTCGCTGACGCCCTACCTCGCCGTGCCCGACGCGCGGGCCGCGCTCGACTTCTACGTCGACGTCTTCGGCGCGACCCGCCGCGGCGAGCCGATCCTCATGGACGACGGCCGCATCGGGCACGCCGAACTGGCGATCGGCGACGCGGTGCTGATGCTCGCCGAGGAGTACCCGGAGATCGGGCACGTCGCACCGCAGAGCGGGGGCGCGTCGGTGCGGGTGGAGGTGCCGGACGCGGACGCCAGCGTGGCCCGGGCAGTGGAACTGGGCGGGACGCTGATCCGCGCGGTCAGCGATTCGCCGTACGGCCGGGGCGGCTCGTTCCGCGACCCGTTCGGCCAGCGCTGGCTGGTCTCGCAGGCAGCGCCGAAGCCGCAGCCGACGCCGAAGCAGGGCGAGGCCATGTACTTCACGTTCCAGGTCCCGGCCGACGAGCCCGCGAAGACGTTCTACGGCGCGGTGCTCGGCTGGCAGTTCTCCCCCGGCTCGGTCGAAAGCGCGTGGAACATCCAGGGCCACGGCTTGCAGGGCGGCCTCTGGGGCGGCCCGGGCCGCCAGGTCGGCTGGAAGCTGATGTACGCGGTGGACGACCTCGACGCGGCGCTCGGCCGGGTCCGCGAGCAAGGCGGACAGGCGGGCGAGGTCGAGACCCACCCGTACGGGCTGACCGCCGACTGCACCGACAACCAGGGCATCGAGTTCTACCTCTGGCAGCAGCCCGCCAAGTGA
- a CDS encoding RNA polymerase sigma factor, with the protein MTEPRVRPDPAFALLGLYETALPEVYGYLLSRCGDRTLAEELTSETFLGAVAACRKEYAPPVSTGWLIGVARHKLADHWRRKEREERGLRLVHDSEPDVDDPWDEQLDALRARQVLESLGSHHRAALTLRYVDGLGVPEVAGHLGRSVHATEALLVRARAAFRRAYEEKEGRDA; encoded by the coding sequence GTGACGGAACCTCGGGTACGACCGGACCCGGCCTTCGCGCTGCTCGGGCTCTACGAAACCGCCCTGCCGGAGGTCTACGGGTACCTGTTGTCCCGGTGCGGTGACCGCACGCTCGCCGAGGAGCTCACTTCCGAGACGTTCCTCGGGGCGGTCGCCGCCTGTCGCAAGGAGTACGCACCTCCAGTGAGCACCGGGTGGCTGATCGGCGTCGCCCGGCACAAGCTCGCCGACCACTGGCGGCGCAAAGAACGTGAGGAACGCGGGCTGCGGCTGGTGCACGACAGTGAGCCGGACGTCGACGACCCGTGGGACGAGCAGCTCGACGCCCTGCGCGCGAGACAGGTGCTCGAATCCCTCGGGTCGCACCACCGCGCGGCCCTGACCCTGCGGTACGTCGACGGCCTGGGCGTGCCCGAGGTCGCCGGCCATCTGGGGCGCAGCGTGCACGCCACCGAGGCGCTGCTCGTGCGGGCCCGTGCCGCGTTCCGGCGCGCCTACGAGGAGAAGGAGGGTCGCGATGCCTGA
- a CDS encoding gamma-glutamyltransferase family protein produces the protein MFTTRPELAGTFGMVASTHWLASATGMAVLEDGGNAFDAAVAAGFVLQVAEPHLCGPAGQVPGLFVTADDPTPRALASQGPSPAGATPEHFASLGLDLIPGSGLLPATVPGAWDGWLLLLRDYGTKSLREVLSYAIGYARNGVPLVSRVGDTIRAVERLFVEHWPTSASLWLPDGKPASGLHRNPALADTWERLLREAESVSGREAQIDAGRRAWSQGFVAEAIEKFSRQAFRDDSGRDHAGLLTGDDLASWSASYEEPASVDVGDWRLVKMGGWTQGPALLQQALLMHGFRDELSFVDGVASERTVHLAVEAAKLAFADREAWYGDTDVPLDVLLSAEYTDARRALITDTASAELRPGDARGPARLPAILDSLQGVQVEGGATGEPTIGPQGQTRGDTVHLDVVDAAGNLVSLTPSGGWLQSSPTIPSLGFCLDSRGQMFWLEQGLPNSLAPRKRPRITLSPSLALRDGVPTLAFGTPGGDQQDQWQLCFWLAHVYGGLNLQESIDSPAWHTTAFPSSFYPRSWNPRELVVESRLGASTLDALRARGHQVLDAGDWALGRLSAVSRSDGLLRAAANARGMQGYAAGR, from the coding sequence GTTCACGACGAGGCCGGAGCTGGCCGGCACCTTCGGGATGGTGGCATCGACGCACTGGCTGGCCTCGGCCACCGGGATGGCGGTGCTGGAGGACGGCGGCAACGCGTTCGACGCGGCGGTCGCGGCCGGGTTCGTCCTGCAGGTCGCCGAGCCGCACCTCTGCGGCCCGGCGGGCCAGGTACCCGGCCTCTTCGTGACGGCGGACGACCCGACCCCGCGGGCGCTGGCGAGCCAGGGCCCGTCGCCCGCGGGGGCCACGCCCGAGCACTTCGCGTCGCTGGGGCTGGACCTCATCCCGGGCAGCGGCCTGCTCCCGGCGACCGTCCCCGGCGCGTGGGACGGCTGGCTCCTGCTGCTTCGCGACTACGGCACGAAGTCGCTTCGCGAGGTGCTGTCGTACGCGATCGGCTACGCGCGCAACGGCGTCCCGCTGGTTTCGCGGGTCGGCGACACGATCCGCGCCGTCGAGCGGCTGTTCGTCGAGCACTGGCCGACGTCGGCGTCGCTCTGGCTGCCGGACGGCAAGCCCGCGTCCGGCCTGCACCGCAACCCGGCGCTGGCGGACACCTGGGAACGTCTCCTGCGGGAGGCGGAGTCCGTCTCCGGCCGGGAAGCGCAGATCGACGCGGGACGTCGTGCCTGGTCACAGGGTTTCGTCGCTGAAGCGATCGAGAAGTTCAGCCGGCAGGCCTTCCGCGACGACTCCGGTCGCGACCACGCGGGCCTGCTGACCGGTGACGACCTGGCGTCGTGGTCGGCGTCGTACGAAGAACCGGCTTCGGTCGACGTCGGCGACTGGCGCCTGGTCAAGATGGGCGGCTGGACGCAGGGGCCGGCGTTGTTGCAGCAGGCGCTGCTGATGCACGGCTTCCGCGACGAACTGTCCTTTGTGGACGGCGTCGCGTCGGAGCGCACGGTGCACCTGGCGGTCGAGGCGGCAAAGCTGGCCTTCGCGGACCGCGAGGCTTGGTACGGCGACACGGACGTCCCGCTGGACGTGCTCCTCTCCGCTGAATACACCGACGCCCGGCGTGCCCTGATCACCGACACGGCGTCCGCCGAACTCCGCCCCGGGGACGCTCGTGGTCCGGCCCGGCTCCCGGCGATCCTGGACTCGCTGCAGGGCGTGCAGGTCGAGGGCGGCGCGACGGGCGAGCCGACGATCGGCCCCCAGGGCCAGACCCGCGGCGACACGGTGCACCTCGACGTCGTCGACGCGGCGGGCAACCTGGTGTCGCTGACGCCGTCGGGCGGCTGGCTGCAGTCGAGCCCGACGATCCCGTCGCTGGGCTTCTGCCTCGATTCGCGGGGGCAGATGTTCTGGCTGGAACAGGGCCTGCCGAACTCGCTGGCGCCCCGCAAGCGCCCGCGCATCACGCTGTCGCCGTCGCTGGCCCTGCGCGACGGCGTCCCGACGCTGGCGTTCGGCACCCCGGGCGGCGACCAGCAGGACCAGTGGCAGCTGTGCTTCTGGCTGGCCCACGTGTACGGCGGCCTGAACCTCCAGGAGTCGATCGACTCGCCGGCCTGGCACACGACGGCGTTCCCGAGCTCGTTCTACCCGCGCTCGTGGAACCCGCGCGAGCTGGTGGTCGAGTCCCGGCTGGGTGCGTCCACTTTGGACGCCCTGCGCGCCCGCGGCCACCAGGTCCTGGACGCGGGCGACTGGGCCCTGGGCCGGTTGTCGGCGGTTTCGCGCTCCGACGGTCTGCTGCGGGCAGCGGCCAACGCCCGCGGCATGCAGGGCTACGCGGCCGGGCGCTAG